In one Streptomyces sp. NBC_00597 genomic region, the following are encoded:
- a CDS encoding GntR family transcriptional regulator has protein sequence MPSAAPTAATAATTAPTTGSTSVTAAERVYRHVKQAVLVDRRYEGGTLLTEGELADAVGVSRTPVREALLRLETEGLLKLYPKKGALVLPVSAQEIADVIETRLLVEEFTVRRAVPAPPGLLERLAALVEEQRRHAESGDLPALMAADRGFHAEIVRSAGNQILSRLYDQLRDRQLRMGVALLHGHPERVERTLGEHTEILDALRAGEAETAAAAVRAHVGRVEALVRRADR, from the coding sequence ATGCCATCAGCCGCACCCACCGCTGCGACCGCCGCGACCACCGCCCCGACCACCGGGTCGACCTCCGTCACCGCCGCCGAACGCGTCTACCGGCACGTCAAACAGGCCGTACTGGTGGACCGCCGCTACGAGGGCGGCACCCTCCTCACCGAGGGCGAACTCGCCGACGCCGTCGGGGTGTCCCGTACGCCGGTCCGCGAGGCGCTGCTGCGGCTGGAGACCGAGGGGCTGCTGAAGCTGTACCCGAAGAAGGGCGCTCTGGTGCTGCCGGTCTCCGCACAGGAGATCGCCGACGTCATCGAAACGCGGTTGCTGGTCGAGGAGTTCACCGTACGCAGGGCCGTGCCGGCGCCGCCCGGCCTGCTGGAGCGGCTCGCCGCCCTGGTCGAGGAACAGCGCCGGCACGCCGAGTCGGGGGACCTGCCCGCGCTGATGGCCGCCGACCGGGGCTTCCACGCCGAGATCGTGCGCAGCGCCGGCAACCAGATCCTGAGCCGGCTCTACGACCAGCTCCGCGACCGGCAGCTGCGGATGGGCGTGGCCCTGCTGCACGGGCATCCCGAGCGGGTGGAGCGGACGCTGGGCGAGCACACGGAGATCCTGGACGCGCTGCGGGCCGGGGAGGCGGAGACTGCGGCCGCCGCCGTCCGGGCCCACGTGGGCCGCGTCGAGGCGCTGGTGCGGAGGGCCGACCGTTGA